ATTGTGTTTTTATCGGAAGATGATGACAGGATCGACGAAATACAGAATATGGCGATCGAGGCGAGCCAGAAGAAGAAAACGAAATCCGCTGCCGAAAAAGCCGGTCTTAATCCAAAGTATACGTTTGATACGTTCGTTGTAGGAGGAAATAATAACTTTGCTCATGCAGCGTCGCTGGCGGTGGCCGAATCTCCGGGTGAAGTGTATAATCCGTTGTTTCTTTACGGAGGTGTCGGACTTGGCAAGACCCACCTTATGCATTCTATTGCGCATTTTATATTGGAGAAAAGTCCGAAGAAAAAAGTCTTATACGTAACGAGTGAAACTTTTACAAATGAATTGATCGATGCATTGAAGAACGGTAAAACGGCCGGAAATGAATCTGCCATGTCCAAATTCCGGGACAAGTATAGAAATAATGATGTTCTGCTTATCGACGACATACAATTTATAATAGGAAAAGAAAGTACACAGGAAGAATTCTTCCATACATTCAATCATCTCCATACATCCGGAAAGCAGATCATCATATCAAGTGATAAACCGCCCAAGGATATTGAAACATTGGAGGCGCGGCTGCGCACACGGTTTGAATGGGGGCTCATCGCGGATATATCAGCTCCGAATTATGAGACAAGAATGGCGATCCTCCAGAAAAAGATCGAACTGGACAAACTGGAAAAATATAATATTCCCCAGGATGTGATCGAATATATCGCTACAAATATCAAGACTAACATCCGGGAACTTGAAGGTTCACTCAACAAGCTGATCGCTCTGTACAAGCTGAACAACAACGCCACACAGATCGATATCACACTTGCTTCTGAAGCGCTGAAAGATATCATATCTTCCAAGAATAACAGAGAAGTGACACCTGAGCTTATACTGGATATCGTTTCTGAACATTTCGGCGTATCGATCGCTGATCTGAAAAGCAATAAGAGAAATGCAGATATTTCCAATCCGAGACAGATCGCAATGTATCTCATCCGTTCCATGACAGATACACCGCTTAAATCAATCGGCATCTTTCTCGGCGGGAAAGACCATTCTACAGTAAAGCACGGAGTTGACAAGATAACAAAAGAAGTCACAACAGATGAAACATTATCCAACACAGTAAGTATCATAAAGAAGAAAATTAATCCGGCATAATGTTAATAAAATTGTGGACAACCTATGGATATCTCCTATTACAGAAATAAAATAGTGAATTACGAAAAAGTTATCCAAACCACATCCACATATAAACCTGTCACATTCCACACAGTTTTA
This is a stretch of genomic DNA from [Clostridium] hylemonae DSM 15053. It encodes these proteins:
- the dnaA gene encoding chromosomal replication initiator protein DnaA — protein: MNIVKEKWQEIIEHLRIEHELSNVSFSTWIQPLKVYDVIDSTVFILVNMNASVEYIEKKYLLPLKVCIAEITGTEYEIVFLSEDDDRIDEIQNMAIEASQKKKTKSAAEKAGLNPKYTFDTFVVGGNNNFAHAASLAVAESPGEVYNPLFLYGGVGLGKTHLMHSIAHFILEKSPKKKVLYVTSETFTNELIDALKNGKTAGNESAMSKFRDKYRNNDVLLIDDIQFIIGKESTQEEFFHTFNHLHTSGKQIIISSDKPPKDIETLEARLRTRFEWGLIADISAPNYETRMAILQKKIELDKLEKYNIPQDVIEYIATNIKTNIRELEGSLNKLIALYKLNNNATQIDITLASEALKDIISSKNNREVTPELILDIVSEHFGVSIADLKSNKRNADISNPRQIAMYLIRSMTDTPLKSIGIFLGGKDHSTVKHGVDKITKEVTTDETLSNTVSIIKKKINPA